CGAGATCGAGTACCTCCAAGACCGGATGCCGAGCACCTTGTCCGGTGGCGAACGCCAACGCGTCGCGCTCGGACGGTGTATCACACGCGACCCGGTCGTGTTTCTGCTCGACGAGCCGTTCTCGAATCTCGATCCGAAACTGCGCGAGAAATATCGCGTGAACTTGAAAACGCTGCTCACACAATTCAACGTGACGACGGTCTACGTCACGCACGATCAACAAGAAGCATTCATCCTCGCCGATATTATCGCGATCATGGATACCGGACGCATCGAGCAGACCGGCACGTACGAAGACATTTACAATCGTCCCAAGAATGTGTTCATCGCGGAATTTCTCCATCTCAACGTCGAGACGCCGCCGATCAACTGGGTTGCCGGCGCGCGTGTCGTGTCCGAATTCTCCGGCGACAAGGTCGGCGCACGTTCGGAAGATGTGCTCGTCACGCGCGAGCCACGCGAGAATGCGATCCAGGCGACTGTTCGTAACCGGCAAAACCTGGCGCTCAAAAGCATCGCGATCTTGACGCTCGCCGTCGGCGATGACCAGGTCGTCGCGTCCGTGCCCATCGCGGCAGAGTTTCGCACCGGCGACCAGGCATGGCTCACATTCCGCAAGTACCACGTGTTCGATCACAAAACGCAACTTCGCACGCGCACGATTCTCGCGGAACCACCCGCTTAAACCGTTGCGCGAGAAGCAAAGTTTCTTTACCCACGAAGGACACGAAGGAGCACCAAGTTTTGTTTTTTCTTCGTGATCTTCGTGTCCTTCGTGGAAAATCGCCTGAGGATAAACGATGATCATCGTCGAACCGGCTTTCACGATTCTCAATCCGCAATCGAAAGACGACGCGCTGGCAATGCTCCGCCGCGTCGAATTCGCCGGACGCGTGTGTTACAAGTCCGAAGACCGCGTCACGCCCGACAGTTATCATCGTTTCATCCAGATGTTGATGCAGAAAAATCACTGGTCGGTGATCGAACACGCGACGATGACCGCGCACATCGTCACGAATCGCGGCGTGACGCACGAACTCGTGCGCCATCGCATCGCGTCGTTTTCGCAAGAGAGCACCCGCTATTGCAATTACAACAAGGGCAAGTTCGGCGGCGAGATCACCGTCGTCGCGCCGCGCGAACTCGGCGAAGCGGACAGGGAGATTTGGCGCGCGACTATGGAATCATCGGAGCAAGCATACCTGGAATTGATTCAACGCGGTGCGTCGCCGCAAATCGCGCGCGGAGTTTTGCCCAACGACCTCAAGGCGGAAATTGTTGTGACCGCGAACTTGCGCGAGTGGCATCACCTGTTCGCGTTGCGCTGTGCGCCGAACGCACATCCGCACATTCGCCACGTGATGCAAATCGGCTTGGCGCAAGCGGTCGAAATGTTCACGCCCGTGTTTGATGATCTGAAAGAATTGTGCGTGGTGGGATGAGGTTGATAAAAAAACGCGGTTCGCCGAAAATTTCAGCGAACCGCGTTTCGATTTTAGATCGCACTCATCGAACGACTCGACGCCGCGCGAACACGAATGCGAGCGCGCCGACCAGCATCGCGCTGAAACCACCAATCGCGAACCACCCCGATGCTTCGTCCTCGCGAGCATTGAGCGACGAAAGCGTGACTGCCGTGGGCACATTGTTTGGATTGCTCGTCGCGAGCGTCCACCGACTCAATTGCGTAACGCCCGGTAACGTGGCGCAATTGCCGCTGGGCGCGCTGGGCGGCGCGCCGGCATCCGTCCATGATGCGCCACTGTATCGCCAGAACCGGAGACTCGCCTCCGACAACCCGCCCAATTCCGCGGTGGTGTAGCACAATCTAAGCGTGAGACTGATTCCACTGCTCACCGTCGGCGAAATGCTCCACCACGCGCCCAATGTATTGCTCGGCGTGCCGCCAGTCCAACTAGTCTGTTTAGTTACGGTGATGATACCTGGGTCAGTAAAACTCGCATCGCGCTGGATGCCGGACACCGTCGGTCCGAATGTTGTCTGTGCGGAACTGCTCACCCCACGCTGAACCCAGTTGCCATCGGCGATTTTCAATTCGTACGCGCCCGCATCACAATTCAAATCGTCGCGCGTCTGTCCACGCTGATCGGTCGTGGGGCAATTGGCGACGGTCGCCGCGTCAATCGCCGCGCTTTCAGGTCCAAGTTTCATCGTTTGCGAACCGCCGCCATTATTCGCGAGCGCGCCAAGTTTGGGATCGCCGCTGGTCGCGCCGGGACAACTCTCGTCGCCCCAATGCACATTGCCACTAACGCCGGTGTAGTAGGTGCCGCCGCAATTGCCCGCCGCGCCATGATTCGCAATGATCGAATTATTGATT
The Chloroflexota bacterium genome window above contains:
- a CDS encoding ABC transporter ATP-binding protein, with amino-acid sequence MAKIELVHISKAFDARKPALTFPFPSRDLPAARRPFAIENLNLTVPHAKTLVILGPSGCGKTTILKMIAGLIEPDAGEILYNGTNMQDVPPGQRGIGFLFQGYALYPHLTSKTNILSYFFFKKKTPTLNAEAQAKYKRTSELLGVEIEYLQDRMPSTLSGGERQRVALGRCITRDPVVFLLDEPFSNLDPKLREKYRVNLKTLLTQFNVTTVYVTHDQQEAFILADIIAIMDTGRIEQTGTYEDIYNRPKNVFIAEFLHLNVETPPINWVAGARVVSEFSGDKVGARSEDVLVTREPRENAIQATVRNRQNLALKSIAILTLAVGDDQVVASVPIAAEFRTGDQAWLTFRKYHVFDHKTQLRTRTILAEPPA
- the thyX gene encoding FAD-dependent thymidylate synthase, with amino-acid sequence MIIVEPAFTILNPQSKDDALAMLRRVEFAGRVCYKSEDRVTPDSYHRFIQMLMQKNHWSVIEHATMTAHIVTNRGVTHELVRHRIASFSQESTRYCNYNKGKFGGEITVVAPRELGEADREIWRATMESSEQAYLELIQRGASPQIARGVLPNDLKAEIVVTANLREWHHLFALRCAPNAHPHIRHVMQIGLAQAVEMFTPVFDDLKELCVVG